One stretch of Malus domestica chromosome 14, GDT2T_hap1 DNA includes these proteins:
- the LOC139191182 gene encoding uncharacterized protein, with amino-acid sequence MVTSWESMKRAFLEKFFPTSRVILLRKKISGIQQSQGKSFPAYYERFKALVASCPQHQMKEELLLQYFYEGLLPIERQMLDASVGGLGQKDPPRQQVNEGQQNQAKEISEVKRQIGQISEFMGQFREEGKLPSLTIVNPKGRFETAKAITLRSGKEVGTDSQLSKPAQTEDEKLQQEEDVQNTPTARKETTLPCTPTLPKPSNSTKVRPNSNFSNSIPLNAPFPSRFMQSKNEEDEKDILETFRKVHVNIPLLDAIKQISKYSKFLKKLCTTRKRIREKEVVHVDHLIFPADFYVLDMEDSAHSPSSPLLLGRPFMKTAQTKIDVAK; translated from the exons ATggtcacttcttgggaaagcatgaagaggGCATTTTTAGAGAAGTTCTTCCCCACTTcgagagtcattctcttgaggaagaagattagtggcattcaacaaagcCAAGGAAAGTCCTTTCCAGcatactatgagcgttttaaggCTCTTGTCGCCTCATGTCCTCAGCACCAAATGAAAGAAGAACTTCTACTTCAATACTTTTATGAAGGACTTCTTCCAATTGagcgacaaatgctagatgcttcAGTGGGAG GGCTTGGACAAAAAGAccccccacggcagcaagttaatgag ggccaacaaaatcaagccaaggagataAGTGAAGTAAAGAGGCAAATAGGGCAGATTTCagagttcatggggcagtttcgagaaGAAGGAAAACTCCCTAGTTTAACCATTGTGAATCCGAAGGGAAGGTTTGAAACTGCTAAAGCCATCacgttgagaagtggaaaagaagttggaacgGACTCCCAACTATCCAAACCTGCCCAAACAGAGGACGAAAAGCTACAACAAGAGGAGGATGTCCAAAacacacccacggcaaggaaggaAACAACTTTGCCGTGCACTCCTACACTTCCCAAACCATCCAATTCGACCAAGGTACGTCCTAattcaaatttttcaaattctaTTCCACTGAATGCTCCTTTTCCTAGCAGATTCATGCAATCTAAGaatgaagaggatgaaaaagaCATTCTGGAGACGTTTAGGAAGGTGCACGTCAATATTccgctccttgatgccataaaacaAATCTCGAAGTACTctaagttcttgaagaagctttgtacaacaaggaaacggattagggagaaagaggtggtacat gtagaccatttgatttttcctgcagatttttatgtgcttgacatggaagaCTCGGCACACTCTCCATcatcaccactcttacttggacgtcctttcatgaaaacagctcaaaccaagattgatgtggctaaATGA